From the genome of Caloenas nicobarica isolate bCalNic1 chromosome 16, bCalNic1.hap1, whole genome shotgun sequence, one region includes:
- the SNRNP35 gene encoding U11/U12 small nuclear ribonucleoprotein 35 kDa protein, with protein sequence MNDWAPIAKEYDPLKAGSIDGTDEEPHDRAIWRAMLARYVPNKGVTGDPHLTLFVARLNLQTTEEKLKEVFSRYGDIRKIRLVRDLVTGFSKGYAFIEYKEERALLKAHRDANRLVIDQHEIFVDFELERTLKGWIPRRLGGGFGGKKESGQLRFGGRDRPFRKPINLPNMKNDFYGEGSAEKRNWSREGTRDWRTRDRDHERSRDNRRPERERSWAWGESERERDSKEERSRGRERKDRDRKDRDRDRSRERDSKKQRDEDKHR encoded by the coding sequence ATGAATGACTGGGCCCCCATAGCCAAGGAGTACGACCCCCTCAAGGCCGGGAGCATCGATGGCACAGACGAAGAGCCCCACGACCGGGCCATCTGGAGGGCTATGCTGGCCCGCTATGTACCCAACAAGGGAGTTACCGGAGACCCGCACCTCACCCTGTTTGTAGCAAGGCTCAATCTTCAGACGACAGAAGAGAAGTTAAAGGAGGTTTTTTCCCGGTATGGAGACATCAGAAAGATCCGTCTGGTTCGAGACCTGGTCACGGGGTTCTCCAAGGGTTACGCGTTTATTGAGTACAAAGAGGAGCGTGCTCTCTTGAAGGCCCATAGAGATGCCAACAGGCTGGTTATTGATCAGCATGAGATCTTTGTAGACTTCGAACTGGAAAGAACTCTCAAAGGATGGATTCCTCGCAGGCTTGGGGGTGGTTTTGGAGGCAAAAAAGAATCTGGGCAGCTGCGGTTTGGAGGACGGGACAGACCTTTCCGAAAGCCCATCAATTTGCCAAACATGAAAAATGATTTCTATGGAGAAGgatcagcagagaaaagaaactggTCTCGTGAGGGAACGAGGGACTGGAGAACAAGGGACCGAGACCATGAAAGGAGCAGAGACAACCGAAGGCCAGAAAGGGAGCGGTCGTGGGCTTGGGGTGAAAGTGAGAGAGAGCGCGACTCCaaagaggagaggagcagagggagggagcGGAAGGACAGAGACCGGAAGGACAGGGATAGAGACCGGAGCAGGGAAAGAGACAGCAAGAAGCAAAGAGACGAGGATAAGCATCGGTAG
- the RILPL2 gene encoding RILP-like protein 2 encodes MEQGREEEEELEEEEEEDGGPERALEKSPFQLTAGDVYDISSVVGRDLLQLSAGPPLPAALARLQFRIVRVLEMLEALVSESSLAEEQLRLERDSLRRELEELRAAGARGGAGQLSLGPDKMVIDLTDPNRPRFTLQELRDVLQERNQLKAQLLVVQEELQCYKSGIISQRRDQTEELEKEATGSSSGTSRDGEEKTIIKRLFSFKHGKGASSRT; translated from the exons ATGGAGCAGGgccgggaggaggaggaggagctggaggaggaggaggaggaggatggcgGCCCGGAGAGGGCTCTGGAGAAGAGCCCGTTCCAGCTGACGGCCGGGGATGTGTATGACATCTCCTCCGTGGTGGGCCGGgacctgctgcagctcagcgcggggccgccgctccccgccgccctgGCCCGGCTGCAGTTCCGCATCGTGCGGGTGCTGGAGATGCTGGAAGCGCTGGTGAGCGAGAGCAGCCTGGCCGAGGAGCAGCTGCGGCTGGAGCGGGACAGCCTGCggcgggagctggaggagctgcgggcggcgggggcccgAGGTGGCGCCGGGCAG CTCAGCCTTGGACCAGACAAAATGGTAATAGACCTCACAGATCCAAATCGCCCCCGGTTCACGTTACAGGAGCTAAGAGATGTATTGCAAGAGCGTAACCAGCTGAAAGCTCAGCTTCTTGTGGTGCAAGAGGAGCTACAGTGCTATAAGAG TGGGATCATCTCACAGAGAAGGGACCAAactgaagaactggaaaaagaggctactggcagcagctctggcaccAGCAGGGATGGCGAAGAGAAGACGATCATCAAACGGCT gttctCTTTTAAACATGGAAAAGGAGCATCCTCGAGAACTTAA